The following DNA comes from Ooceraea biroi isolate clonal line C1 chromosome 11, Obir_v5.4, whole genome shotgun sequence.
AGCTTGAATCTAACGCGCAACAAGTTACAGGACATCGTGGCCCTCAGCTTTTCCGACTGGGCCGAGTCCTGCACGCCGAATCTCGAGACCCTGGACATCAGTAATAACGACCTCAGTGCCTTGCCCGACCGCGCTCTCAGTAGCCTGCGTAGTTTGAGCGTGCTGAAGGTACAGGAGAACGTGATCGCCGCGGTTGGCGATCACGCCTTGGCCGGTCTCACGTCTCTGCGGGTGCTCAACGTGTCTAGCAATAGACTGGTCGCACTGCCACCCGAACTGTTCTCCAAAACGAAAGAACTGCGAGAACTGATATTAAGCAACAATTCGCTCACCGTTCTGGCGCCTGGGCTGCTAGATAGTCTCGAAGAGCTTCAGGTGCTGGATCTCAGCGGTAACGAGCTGACGAGCCCGTGGGTGAATCGAGACACCTTCTCGCGGCTAGTACGCCTTGTCATTCTCGATCTATCCTCCAACGCCCTAACGAAGATCGACGCGCACGTTTTCAAGGGCCTGTACAGCCTGCAAATACTGAAACTCGAGCATAACAACATCGATATGCTGGTCGATGGTTGTTTCGCCTCGCTCATCAATCTACATTCTTTAACGCTGTCGCACAACAAGATCGTCAGATTCGATCCGGCGCACACGGCCGGCCTTGGCGCGCTCGGGCAGCTCTTCCTGGACAGCAACAGGCTGCGCGTCATGCACAGGCATGTGTTCGCCAACCTCACGGACCTCCAGGATCTCTCCCTGAGCGGAAACGCACTGACGGAAGTTCCTTACGCGGTTCGCGTGCTAAGATCGCTCAAGACCCTCGACCTGGGCAACAACCACGTGTCGAGAATCGACAATGAATCGTTCGCCGGCCTGAACGAGCTCTACGGATTGCGGCTGGTGGACAACAAGCTGGAGAACGTGTCGCGCGAGGCGTTCGCGTCGCTGCCGGCGCTACAAGTGCTCAATCTGGCAAACAATTTCATCCGTCACGTGGAGCAGAGCGCGTTCGCGGCCAATCCGGTGTTACGGGCGATAAGGCTAGATGGGAATCAATTGACGGAGATCCGGGGCGCCTTTACAAGCCTCTCGACCCTCGTCTGGCTGAACGTGTCCGATAACAAGCTGCTGTGGTTCGACTACAGCCATCTGCCGTCCAGCATAGAATGGCTGGACATCCACGCCAATCAAATTAGCGAGCTGGGCAATTACTACATGGTGCGTAATAACCTGCGGATCAAGATGCTCGACGCCAGCTACAACCTCATCACCGAGATCACAGACGCCAACGTGCCGGACAGCGTAGAGACGCTGTTCCTCAACAACAACAAGATACGCACCGTGGCGGCCGGTACGTTCCAGCAGAAGACGAATTTGGCGAAGGTTGTGCTGTACGGCAACGAGATTAGAAATCTGGAGGTCGGTGCCTTCAGTCTGCAAACGGTGCCGGAAGACAAAGAGCTTCCGGTATTTTACATCGGTGACAATCCCATTCTCTGCGACTGCACCATGGAGTGGTTGCCGCGCATCAACGAAATGGCACGTCTGCGTCAGCATCCGCGCGTCATGGACCTCAACGCCGTCATGTGCGAGATGGTGCACGTTCGTGCCACGCCACGACGCCCGCTGCTGTCCCTGAAGTCGAAGGACTTTCTCTGCCGATACGACGCGCACTGCTTTGCCCTCTGCCACTGCTGCGACTTCGACGCGTGCGATTGCGAAATGACTTGCCCGGACAACTGCTCGTGCTACCACGATCACAGCTGGTCCAGCAACGTCGTCGACTGCTCCAACGCCGGCTACAAGCACGTACCCGAGCGGATACCCATGGACGCCACGGAGATTTACCTGGACGGTAACGAGCTGGGCGATCTGGGCAGTCATGTCTTCATCGGCAAGCGCCGTTTGGAGGTGCTGTTCCTCAACAACAGCGGCATCGCCACGATACACAATCGCACGTTTAACGGCGTCGGCGCTTTGCGCGTTCTCCATCTCGAGGATAATGCTTTGCGTGAACTGCGGGGCTTCGAGTTCGAGCAGCTGGAACGCATGTCGGAATTGTATCTGGATCACAACGCTATCGCCACCGTGGGAAACACGACGTTCAAGAAGATGCACAATCTCAAGGTGCTGCGGTTGGACAGCAACCGCATCATCGACTTCCGGCCATGGGAGGCCCTGCCGAGCGTCGGGGATGGCACCAAAGTCGCGTTGGAGGGCAACGCCTGGAGCTGCGAGTGCGCGAACGCTGCCAGACTGCGCGCCTGGCTCGCGGAACATCGCGGTGATCCGGAGAAGATGTACTGCCGCGATGGCATCGAGACGCTGGCCCAAGCTATGGAGCGATGCGGCGACCCGTCCAAGGAAGCTGTGAGCCGCGGGATACAGGAAATTCCGTTGCTAGGCGGTAACTTCGTGCCTCTGCTCGCCGGCGCGCTGGTAGCCGTGATCGCAATCTGCCTTTTCGTCGCTCTGGCTTTCGCCTTCCGTCAAGACGTGCGTCTGTGGGCCCACGCGCGTTACGGGCTGCGCCTCGGCAAAATGGCGGCGCCGCCTGACGAGGAACGGGACCGGCTGTACGACGGCTACGTAGTTTACAGCGAGCGCGACGAAGACTTCGTCTCCAGATTCCTCGCGGCCGAGCTGGAACAAGCCGGCTTGGCTCTTTGTCTTCATTGGCGCGATTTGCCGCCAGCCAGGCCCCAGGAAGCCCTGCCACCGGCCGCGGCAGCCGCGCGGCGTATCATCATCATCTTCTCACCGGTATTCCTGGCGAACGAGTGGCAGCACGTGGAATTTCGCGCCGCTCTGCGCACCGCGCTGGAGAACATCAGGCCGACCTCGCGGAAGCGTCGCGTGGTCGTGCTCTTAGCCACCGAGACGTCCACCCGCGACCCGGAGCTGCAGCTGCTCCTGCAAACGTGCACGGTGGTGATCTGGGGCGAAAAGAGGTTCTGGGAGAAGCTCAGATTCGCCATGCCGGATTCGGTCGACAAGCGGCGCGACAGCAAGAAGGTCAACGACCGCAACCGCACGCCGACGCGGTACACCGCGGCGCCGTCCGCCGCCGTGGACGTGTGGACCAAGCCTAATGGCGTTTTGGTCGCACCGGTGCACCACGCGCCCACGCCCACGCCCACGCAGTCCACCTACGTCAGCTCGGCATCGAGCCGGACCGAGGACGAGGACAGCGGCGCGGAGCACCAGCATCATCAGCATCAGCATCAGCACCACCCGCACCAGCATGGCTACAGCGCGCTGCACGCCGGTAACGGCCGGCCGGCCAGTCTGTCCTCCAGGGGCAGTCATCTCTACAGCACCATACCGGAACCGCCGGTGGTGCCCACCGCGCCATCCGGGGAGGCCCTCGCCGTCGCGCATCCAGGCAATCCGCGTACTTACTTCGTCTAGCGCAGAAGGGCGGCGATCGTGCTCCGATCCGGCAGGAGATAGACCGATCCCTCTCTTCCGGTTGTCTCGCTTCCGGTAGCCAACTGGAGCGCGATCGCCCGGCCGTATCGCGACGTATTTCTCgttaagagaaaaatagaaagagagaaaaagagaggaagagagaagttGAGAAAAATTGAGACGTAAAAACTTTTCGCTTCAGGACGACGTGGCTATACTTGTACAGTATTTCCATTATTCGCGATGTATCGACCACCACCCCGACTGAGGCGCTCAGCTCTTCCACTTGGGGTCGATCGCCCCGTGAACCATCCGGCATTCACGCGTTCCCGCGCCGGGAACGGGTGATCTGGACGCGACACGCCGCgcatagtattatatatacgtacgaAATCGATTCGATGCCTTGCGCTTATTATCAATGTACGACGATAGAGATCTAACAGACGGGCTTGACCTTTCTTTTCCGAAGCTGGGAGACGCGAAACGATCGTCGCTCTACTACGTTCCTTTTTCTCGGTGTCTCCTCGCTCGCATCGTTCACGCGAACGATCTTCCAAATCACGACCAAATACATACTTATCGTTTCGTACCCGCGAAATGTGAGTTCCGTGGGGACTGCTCTCCCCTCGTTTAGATTCTGTAAATAACTACGGCGGGTATTCGGCAAGAAACTAGATTCGAAATTTTCGCGCTTTAATTTAGCCAGCGAAACTCGGTGTAAGACGTAAATTGAAAgataatcgatattaatttacttgtgtgtatatatacatgtgtatcccgcgttctttaattttatgcgAATCTCTTTGACGGTTAATTTATTCGCCACGCGAAATCACGATGTACCATCAAAGTCGGGTAAGAGGATTGCGATCAAAACAATTTTGCCAGTTGTTTCATTGCGATCGATAGATATATCTAATTTAAGTGTTTTGTCATCTGATCCCTTCGCAAACCAGTCCTTTGATTTAGAATCGTGCTGCTTTGATTTGCATTAATTGACATAACTATCAGTGAATTTATCAATGTGATTATTTGTGGGTTGTATGTAAGCCATAAATGCAGAATAATGGTGATGATACCTAACTATACTACAGTAACTAATACTACGCACAACGCAATCAGTTTGCGAACAGTAATTAAATCATATCGACAATTTTTGTTTCCAATATTCTTCGCACTGGGAAGCATACGCGAAACAATCGCACTGACGTTACAAACagtaaaagaaagaggaaggtgTCCTTTTTCTTtgtatagatatttattttaaatacgcTTGGACAGatgcatttattttacattttatacacGTGATACTTTATTAGCGATATAACTGCATTATGTGTTTGACAACTTAATTGCAAGTATTTATGTCTTTTCTCGCAATGCTCGAATAACGTTGCGCGAGAAAAAAGTAAAGTgatatataactatatttatatatgaatattgtgCTACATCGATTTTGCagttttttcatttaacttTAATAGTCATTCGAAATAACGAGGAAGCATTTTCATTTAGTAGATTCCGAATTAAACGCGCATAACAGTTTGTTAAATACGCGATAAATTTCAACGAAACGTCTGAAATGAATATGAAACGaatatattctttcttccGTATTAGAATTCACAGAGTTTTGCTAAAAGTTCCTCGCGCACTGACTCCTCTTTGGGACCCGAGGCGCGTCTCTCTTTGCCATTCCTGTCGTTTGTTCGTTAATCGCTCGTGATGAAGAAGGTAATGAGTCATCAAGCGTGTTAAATGACAGAAAGAAAAGACAGACGTCTCGCGAGAGCTTGTTCCTAAAGATTCACGACTGTCTTGATGAAGTAACGGTCGCATAACGCTTATTAGTCCGTAAGTGAAACTCTCTGTAAATATTGTatctaattttgtaaatacTCACGCACACATTTCCAAGCACGCCGAAGCCAGCACCGCGTACGTGCTGTTACTGGTCGTGGATACGTCTTAATTATAATCGCGCGTTTAGGAGTGTAACTCTAATTGTActgtattattgtaaatacGCTCATCGAATCAACGCATTATATATTCACAGTCTGTTAAAGtcgtattaaattaattgccaCTTTCCATTTCAGCAAAGAACCATGAAAATAAACAcgtttgttttataaaaaatgaaatccGCATTTCGCATTTTGTCGATCCTACAAGTTTCCTATTCGTATTGAAGATTGTCAAGGCGACGTTATCTGACTAATGACAGAATTACGCAATTATGCCGGAtacgtaattaatattaatataaaggaTTATCCGTTTCCGATATTTTTTCTGGAATTAATACAGAAATGTTTATGAGCGATAGAATCTCGAATATTGACAGAAAGGAATAATGTACATCACGCAACTGTTCACTAATCGATATCTCCGCTAATGGTTTTCGCGCAATCGATGCTATGTCGACGGCGGTCGAACCTATATTGTGCAAGCACATGTTAAGTAGATTTGAAATTCAATTATAACATGCTGATAATACGAGAAacgggagacagagagagagggagagagtggCAACGTATAAATTCCATATTCTCGGATATCCTATATTTGCCCGATGGATTTGTGTCATGTGCCGCTTTTGTCGCGGTTAACGACACTGCCCGACTTGGGTTTGTGTCtttgaaaaaaggaaaagaaagaaaacatttttaccgCAGCGGTTTCGTCACGATTCGATGAAATACGTGCCGTTGCATTTTTTGATTATTTCTCAGATTAGCGATCACGCTCGCGTTGAGTAACGGCGGCGGTATTTCGAGAGGATCGGAAGAAAGGggaagaaaagataaatacGGCACAGAATAATTTATCACGTAATTCCTATCGTACAGAAAACGGGAACGCCGTCGCTGCGGCGACAGTGTGGTGGTATatggaaatataaaatgttaagaGCTGCGGCGACACATACGTCATGCAATTTGGATTATGATGCTCGCGGCGGCAGCGAAAATGGAACGCGGGACAAGCGAGCGATTCTTTGCGACTTCTCACAAACGACAAAActaatttatttcgataaagcGAGATTATAAAACGTATATATAGACACATATTTTCTGCAATTGGTCTAATAAACAGGTACAAACGCCGAGTGGACGTACATACGTCATAATACGAgtaataatgcataataatcTACTTATGCACGATCATTGTGTTACCTTTAATCACATGCGTTCTGAAGCGTCTATTCTTGTACGTGACATAATTGACGGTTCTATCACGTTTAAAAAATCGGTTAAATCTAATCACACATTTTTCCGAGTCTCCTGATGGGTAAATCAGGTCTCAAGATATCGTCAACCCTTGCATATAATATACCATACACGTGCCGTGCGAGAACGCCTTTATCATAGTGGCCCACTGAACGCGCGAATCTTTGCCATGGGGCAGTCGTGATAACAACTGCTCGTTTCCCCCGGAAATGCGGCGGGCGCGGGGAGGTGCATTCGGTGGCGAGAAATATTAACAGCGTCCCCGAGTATTATCGCTTCCGTGCGCGGCTGCGAAAAAGCGTTCGGGGTTTTCTCGTGGCCTCTCGATCGCGCATTAGCGCTCCAGGTCACGCGCTCGAAAACGAGATTTGGCGGCGTAAGTTAGGGCTCCTTCCGCTTCCTCGGGAGCACTGCGAATTTGCTCTTTGAGAAAAAAGGAGGAGGAAAAAGCGACGGAGGGGCTCGCGCACGTTCGCGTATCCCAGTAATGGCGTTATCGGAGATGCACGCGGCGCGGCCAGGGATCGTTAGGGTGCACCATGGAACGgagcgcggacgcgcgcgtcgACCCACGCATGTGCCGCACGCGGGTTCAAATATTTGAATGCCCCTCTTCGTCGCGTGGGCCACGAATGCCAGAAAAGAGCCGTGCCCCAGTTAATGGCATTACGACTTTAGAATGCTCTCGGGCAAATTGCATTTGCCAGGCGGGCGGCTGGCCAGCCTGCGTCGGCCAGGCACCAAacgatataataacataactCGCTGATATCGAATGAAATTGCGGCGGAGTGCGCGTAGACGcacgtttaataattaaagtacCAGTGCGCTAAGTGGATCGATAATTTAGTGTTCCGCACACCGCGAGCTCTCGCTTTTCTCCCTCGCTCCCATTCACGGTTTTTCCTTGCTTTTCGATGGTCCACGGGTATCGTTTCAACGGAATTagagcgcgcgcgcctttGTCGAGGATCGCCTGGCGCGCGCGCAACCCTATGGACCTACGCTGAAATTTTCCCGGGAGGCAgggaatattatttgagaGACGTTTTAGCGGCGCGCATGCATCCCGCGGCTGTCCGGGGCAAATATTTTACTCTGTCCTTTCGACGAGACCGGGAGGGCCGCGCGTCCGTTTTCACAAAATTTCCCCGCTTTACTTGCAACCACCGTATCACGCTCGtgcgattcttttttttattttcggtcGACCCGAACTCGAATTAAGGGACGCCACGTGCGCGCCCAAAACGGTACCTTTGGCGCACCTGCGACAAATCGCCGATGTGTATCACTCGTACGCTCAAAATCATTTCAGTTGCGACATAGTTGACCCCGGGGCTTACGATATCGTCGTGGGAATGTTCCTGCGTTTCGAATGCGTTTTTCGTGATCAAGAGAAGAATTTAGCATGTATcgcgttaaaataaaagagacgCAGAAATAACGGGAGAGTGGCATAACGATTGCTCAGGCAATGGAACAGGATTTGACAGGAAATTAAACAGCTCATCATTTTAATCACTTGTATCtttcactttttttattttccatttaaaacTTTACAGTCGCTTATTAACATATAAGAGATTCATTAGGACCGGAAGTGCGGCTTCGAGAGCTTTATCACATTACGAATGCAGCTAGGGCCACGCCTTAAGCTAGTCGACTTCGTTCGATGCCACAACAATAACTCGACATACCGGTTGTCCATTACGGTGTATCAGAATATTTCAACTCATAACGAAATtggtttcttctttctttgtcCGCATCGTTAAAATTCGAGTGCATAATTTATTCTCCCTGGGGAATATCGATCGCAACAAGGAACAGTTCTCTCGGAATGCTCCAATTTTCGGAAGGAGTTTCGTAaactttctcctctctctgttATTTCAACCTGATTACCTCAACCAAACCGCTCATTTATTTCCACTGTAATGTGATAATGTAATACAATAATCActgttttcgtattttatttaattattattgttctttATGTAAGATAATACGCACGTGATACTAGTTATTTCTGCCACATGTTGATTGCGCACAGCAGTTTCGGATGTTGCAAAAACGCCCAAGTACGCACCTTACCATACGGCCTCATCTTTTTGCGTCTGCCCACGAGAGACGGTACAAGCGGAGGCGCCGGTGCATCAATCAGCTCTCGGAGGAAGAGCCGCTAATTGCACCATCCGCTGTATCTTGATCAATCGAACGTGGGGCGCTGGAATTAATTAGAACGATgacgtgctcgcgcgcgcgcgcgcgctcacggCGAGCCAATGTAGCGCCCGGGCGCGATAGAAGTCGTCGATTCGTTGTACGAGGTAGATACCCTATCTTAAGTGAGTAGTTTCCCTTCGCTCCGGGATcaaaaacgaagaaatgcCGGCCGAGATAAAACGAGCAAATTGCCCcgccggccgcgcgcgcgagcctaTCGCTTGGAACGACTTTCCTGACAGTTAAGAAGTGTGATTCCAAAATGCATTTGCCGGACTCAGAGCGATAACTAATTTCCCCGATAGCAAAGCCGTGTAAGCGCGCGAGCTGCTCCTCGATCGCGAAACGGAGTGCTCCTTggctcgcgatcgcgaatcgGGAAATCCAATACTGTAACAACGATACTCGCAGCAGCTGCTGTCGAAGCACGAAGAGATTGACGCGATGAAGAAGACGCTGAAGCGGCAATCTCGCAAACGCCAGTCTCGCTTAAAGCGAATCACTTTTCCTCGCCTCGAAGATTATCTGGATCTTTCTTGCTTACGTGCGATTATATCGTACAATTATGTGATACAAATACGCCagcgcgcgcggaatgcaTTTTCTCATGTAAATCAATCAACCGGCCGtcagaaataataacaaaCCCGTCTTGCGGAGTGTGCTCGTCGTTTCAAGATTAATTACGCGCGCATCGCCGGCAACGCGACAATCGCCGGCAAATCGATTTCTTGTTCCGAAAGTCTATTACGCTCTTGCGATACTTTTTGGCGGCGCCACCCCGGCCTCCTCCCAATCCTCCGTTCGCATAGATAATGTTCGATGATTTATAACGCGTTACGACACGGACGCGCTGCGGAGATccgtcgagagagagagagagaaagaaagtcaTCGCTCGTTAAAGGTACACGCAACGCTAAATAACATCGATCGATGATAGCgggcaaaaaataaataataatgtcatCGTGAATGCACGCACCGAATGCGCCCCgcattgattaaaaaatataaacgagctcgggatccgcgcgcgcacatcgATTTCTGTGGCAATTACACCACCGAGAGATCTCCGACACGCCGATTTTCGACAGTCATCGTCGCATCACACCACGGAATCACGAGTTATTCCGTATTAAGTGCCCATTCTATGACCCTCATCCCTCCTCGTTCACTTCTCGTTCTCCCCCGGTTCCTtgactctctttctcactcccccgctttctctctttctcccttccgCGCGCACCTACCTTATTTGGGCTGATTGCACCACAACGGCCATCAAGCACCGAGACCTGGCGCGACTCCGTCACTTCCAAATCCTGACAGGACGAAGAAGTACATTGTACAACGGCCGCCAAAAAGAGGATCTTATCTGCAGTATCGTGTTTTCGGAGCGTAGGGGCGTAACACCACGTAACGCTCCTCGTGTGTCGCAACTTGCGCGCGTCTCGGAGTTGCCACACGGCACAACTTCGAAATTTCCTATAATTATTGATAGCAACGACATAACGTTGCGACATAATGCGCTGACGCGGCAAGTAAAGCCTCAACGGCGTAGCGAAGCGTGGTGAAGCAAGGATCATCCGCACCGTATCGCCCCATTTAAAAGCGGTCGACAATTAAATAGCTTTTCACCGCGGCAAAAAGCGGCAAATACAGTATTTTTGTGGAAAGGATTGTCCGCCGAAAAAACCTCAATGTACTATATTAGGGCTAATGCACGTGAAAGCATGTTGTTTACATGAGAATTACCGAGTACAAAGCATGGATgcaaatatcatttattttataatctccATCAAACGCGCGAGTAAAATGTTAcctaaaaaatttgttctcgtaaaatatttacttgtTTCCAATTATTATGtgaaatcgatcgatcgactataaattatcgaaattaagTCGCGCGACGCATTTGTCCAATATCGTGATTTCACTCAGTACATAAAACGTTACGAATGTATCTCGAACTCGCGGAGATACAAAAGGGCGGAGAGATCGTTAAAGATACAGGGCGGGCTACCCTTCGCGAGAAGCGGCCCTTACAATAGGAACAACGAGAGTGACGTGgaaaatcaatattgaaagataaacAGGCCATAAATCTGAATTGTTCCGCAAGTCAATCAAGTCTGCTGACAGCGGAagtgcataataaaataaagctaCCAAAGTTAAGTGCTCATCAAGTGTCtaataaatgtacaaatatgTTCGCGTTGGATTGTAATCAGGTCTGCGGCCGGTTTAAATCGTAATAGCGTCTTGTAAATCATCGCGTCACGTATCAAAGTACAAAAAGCCGTACTTTTGTCGTAAACTCGTCATAATTCCATCCCGTAAGTTCGACGGCGTCAGATCGAGCGATTAGATACGGAACGAGGATGAGCCGCGTGGTTAATGCCGGGAAATTGCACGTTAGTGCACGTATACGGCCTACGTAAGTGTATACGTGTACATGGAGCCCTAATAAAGATGAGTGACGACGCTTAATTAGTATTAGCTTAAAAGATAGCTCGCGTTCTGCCATATATGAGTGCGTTAACCGTAAGCACTGACAATAAATGTCCCGGAGAATTTAGTTGTCAGAGATAAAGGATGCTAATGGCGCAAGCGCGCAACATTTATGCAGGCAATGATATCAACCGAGTGTTCCGAGTGGTTTATTATTATGGCACGTTTGTATTGCGCTCTCTCCGCCGTTAAAATGCACGGCGGTGTCAGGACGACGGGGCGGGAGAGGATGGCAGGAGAGAAGAGGGAAAAAAGGGCGGCTGGAAATTTCTCGGCGTTTTGCAGGCGCTCCATGTACTTTTCCGCTGGAAAATTCATCAGTGACTAATAGCACTTCGAAAAGCGGACACAACGTCTCATTAAAAGCTCAAATATCGCTCGGGTGATGGTCGATGATGAAAATTCTAAAAGCCGTTCATTACGGTTTGGACGGTACTTGTACGGGT
Coding sequences within:
- the LOC105275904 gene encoding toll-like receptor Tollo, whose product is MGMTSGTETRRRAMSWPRAATWSAIVVLCLLLDPSRLVHGRSITSLEAPSGCEWRNDDDGEKSLACRVRTIASVPGLIGNLSAIQADSIASLGLECSDVLFFDSQLDGPHSFLSPLPRLVKLRIDHCKIRYLPGGAFAPVHNLRSLSLRTHNRDWSTMILELHRDALRGLTDLQHLDLADNNLWTLPPELLCPVQGLTSLNLTRNKLQDIVALSFSDWAESCTPNLETLDISNNDLSALPDRALSSLRSLSVLKVQENVIAAVGDHALAGLTSLRVLNVSSNRLVALPPELFSKTKELRELILSNNSLTVLAPGLLDSLEELQVLDLSGNELTSPWVNRDTFSRLVRLVILDLSSNALTKIDAHVFKGLYSLQILKLEHNNIDMLVDGCFASLINLHSLTLSHNKIVRFDPAHTAGLGALGQLFLDSNRLRVMHRHVFANLTDLQDLSLSGNALTEVPYAVRVLRSLKTLDLGNNHVSRIDNESFAGLNELYGLRLVDNKLENVSREAFASLPALQVLNLANNFIRHVEQSAFAANPVLRAIRLDGNQLTEIRGAFTSLSTLVWLNVSDNKLLWFDYSHLPSSIEWLDIHANQISELGNYYMVRNNLRIKMLDASYNLITEITDANVPDSVETLFLNNNKIRTVAAGTFQQKTNLAKVVLYGNEIRNLEVGAFSLQTVPEDKELPVFYIGDNPILCDCTMEWLPRINEMARLRQHPRVMDLNAVMCEMVHVRATPRRPLLSLKSKDFLCRYDAHCFALCHCCDFDACDCEMTCPDNCSCYHDHSWSSNVVDCSNAGYKHVPERIPMDATEIYLDGNELGDLGSHVFIGKRRLEVLFLNNSGIATIHNRTFNGVGALRVLHLEDNALRELRGFEFEQLERMSELYLDHNAIATVGNTTFKKMHNLKVLRLDSNRIIDFRPWEALPSVGDGTKVALEGNAWSCECANAARLRAWLAEHRGDPEKMYCRDGIETLAQAMERCGDPSKEAVSRGIQEIPLLGGNFVPLLAGALVAVIAICLFVALAFAFRQDVRLWAHARYGLRLGKMAAPPDEERDRLYDGYVVYSERDEDFVSRFLAAELEQAGLALCLHWRDLPPARPQEALPPAAAAARRIIIIFSPVFLANEWQHVEFRAALRTALENIRPTSRKRRVVVLLATETSTRDPELQLLLQTCTVVIWGEKRFWEKLRFAMPDSVDKRRDSKKVNDRNRTPTRYTAAPSAAVDVWTKPNGVLVAPVHHAPTPTPTQSTYVSSASSRTEDEDSGAEHQHHQHQHQHHPHQHGYSALHAGNGRPASLSSRGSHLYSTIPEPPVVPTAPSGEALAVAHPGNPRTYFV